In a single window of the Candidatus Omnitrophota bacterium genome:
- a CDS encoding type II secretion system GspH family protein, with protein sequence MKKGLTLIELVVASVIVTMLLVIVSSSYSLHFNSMILDMRLANVRLQTDYALENIRLHCINTIRIEPLYLFPAGITSHKTRFCFEGENNVYNITPDTLTDNSQYCYYINTDGDLVLSTNSVKEELLIEKAYAPTVLFSYTEGDEPNLMRVNVTAQIKNHTIVKNEAISFWFTDILNTQ encoded by the coding sequence ATGAAAAAAGGTCTCACTCTTATAGAATTAGTGGTGGCGTCGGTAATAGTGACCATGCTTCTGGTAATCGTCAGTTCATCCTATAGCCTGCATTTTAACTCGATGATCCTGGATATGCGCCTGGCCAATGTCCGCCTGCAGACGGACTACGCCCTGGAAAATATCCGCCTCCATTGCATAAATACTATCCGGATAGAACCCCTTTACTTGTTCCCAGCCGGCATTACCAGCCACAAAACCCGCTTTTGTTTCGAGGGCGAGAACAATGTATACAACATAACTCCGGACACCTTGACAGATAACTCGCAGTACTGTTATTATATAAACACGGACGGAGACCTGGTTTTATCCACCAACTCGGTCAAAGAAGAGCTCCTGATCGAAAAGGCGTACGCCCCGACGGTTTTATTCAGCTATACTGAAGGAGATGAGCCCAATCTGATGCGGGTGAATGTAACCGCGCAGATAAAAAACCATACCATCGTCAAGAACGAGGCTATATCCTTCTGGTTCACCGACATCTTAAACACACAATGA
- the glmS gene encoding glutamine--fructose-6-phosphate transaminase (isomerizing), which yields MCGIIGYVGQRQAQPILLNGLKSLEYRGYDSSGMAVILSNKQTLSIRKSPGKISALENILKKKPLNGTSGIAHTRWATHGAPNQENAHPHADCTGELALAHNGIIENYSKLKSELIKEGHKFVSQTDTEVIVHLVEKFYKKVDLEGAVRKAVSKLEGSFAIAVISSREPGKLVGARMGSPLIVGLGKSENFLASDAPAVLGSTKDIVFLEENRIAVITPDRCRITDFSGKPATFKSSRISWDITQAQKSGYKHFMLKEINEQPKIIRDFLNASIDYGKGSIKLEEQNIPLSQLKKIDNIAIVACGTAYHAGLAGKYILESLCRISTVVDVSSEFRYRDLLIDDKTLVIAISQSGETADTLAGVREARRRGARVLSICNVFGSTLTRESDGVIYTHAGPEIGVASTKAYTAQITALYIFAFYLARIRNILSPEKINKYLAGLKKIPSLQEAVLKGQDKIAELARRHSHFGSFLYLGRNINFPSALEGALKLKEISYIPAEGYAAGEMKHGPIALIDEYRAVVCIACASKVYEKMISNLQEIRARKGEIIAIATCGDEKIKDQAGEVIFVPRCDEIFSPLLAALPLQLIAYHIAVKRGCDVDQPRNLAKSVTVE from the coding sequence ATGTGCGGCATAATCGGATATGTAGGGCAACGCCAGGCCCAGCCAATCCTGCTTAACGGACTGAAATCGCTGGAGTACCGCGGATACGATTCCAGCGGAATGGCGGTGATCCTTTCCAACAAACAAACACTTTCCATAAGAAAATCTCCGGGTAAGATCAGCGCTCTGGAAAATATCCTCAAAAAAAAACCGCTCAACGGAACAAGCGGCATCGCCCACACGCGATGGGCGACCCACGGTGCGCCTAATCAGGAAAATGCCCATCCACACGCGGATTGCACCGGCGAGCTCGCCCTGGCCCATAACGGGATCATCGAGAATTACTCAAAACTCAAAAGCGAACTTATTAAAGAGGGGCATAAATTCGTAAGCCAGACGGACACCGAGGTGATAGTTCATCTGGTAGAGAAATTTTATAAAAAGGTCGACCTTGAGGGGGCGGTCAGGAAAGCCGTATCTAAGCTGGAAGGGTCTTTTGCCATAGCGGTCATCTCTAGCCGGGAGCCAGGGAAATTGGTGGGCGCGCGGATGGGCAGTCCGCTTATTGTGGGGCTAGGCAAGTCCGAGAATTTCCTGGCTTCCGATGCCCCGGCTGTATTGGGATCCACAAAGGATATCGTCTTTTTGGAAGAAAACCGCATCGCTGTCATTACCCCGGATCGCTGCAGGATAACCGATTTTTCAGGCAAACCGGCAACTTTCAAGAGCTCGCGGATCAGTTGGGATATTACCCAGGCGCAGAAATCCGGATACAAGCATTTTATGCTTAAAGAGATCAACGAGCAACCCAAGATCATCCGGGATTTCCTAAATGCCAGTATCGATTACGGGAAAGGGAGTATAAAGCTTGAAGAGCAGAATATCCCGTTGTCCCAGCTGAAGAAGATAGATAATATCGCGATAGTCGCCTGCGGAACAGCTTATCACGCGGGGTTAGCGGGCAAATATATACTGGAATCTCTTTGCCGTATATCTACGGTAGTTGATGTCTCCAGCGAGTTCCGTTACAGGGACCTGCTTATAGATGATAAAACCCTGGTTATCGCCATCAGCCAGTCAGGGGAGACTGCGGATACTTTGGCCGGGGTGAGGGAAGCCCGCCGGCGCGGGGCGCGGGTGCTTTCTATATGCAATGTTTTTGGTTCTACGTTGACCCGGGAATCCGACGGGGTCATTTACACGCATGCCGGTCCGGAGATAGGCGTAGCTTCGACCAAGGCCTATACCGCCCAGATAACCGCGTTGTACATATTTGCTTTTTATCTCGCCCGGATCCGGAATATCCTGTCCCCGGAGAAAATAAATAAATATCTGGCAGGCCTGAAAAAGATTCCCTCTCTGCAGGAAGCGGTACTTAAAGGCCAGGATAAAATAGCCGAACTGGCGCGCCGGCATTCGCACTTCGGCTCGTTCCTGTATCTGGGCAGGAATATAAATTTTCCCTCTGCCCTGGAAGGGGCGTTGAAATTGAAAGAGATATCCTATATCCCGGCTGAAGGATATGCCGCCGGCGAAATGAAGCACGGCCCTATTGCCTTGATCGACGAATACCGGGCGGTTGTCTGTATAGCCTGCGCGTCCAAGGTATATGAAAAAATGATTTCCAACCTTCAAGAAATCCGTGCCCGCAAAGGGGAGATCATCGCTATAGCCACTTGCGGCGATGAAAAGATAAAAGATCAAGCCGGAGAGGTTATTTTTGTACCCAGATGCGACGAGATATTTTCTCCGCTCCTGGCGGCTTTGCCTCTGCAGTTGATCGCCTACCATATCGCGGTTAAAAGAGGCTGTGACGTGGATCAGCCCAGGAATCTGGCTAAATCAGTGACCGTCGAATAA
- the rsmI gene encoding 16S rRNA (cytidine(1402)-2'-O)-methyltransferase, translating to MLYVVATPIGNLGDVTLRAIEVLKSVDLIACEDTRHSRILLDHYGIKTPTTSFFQHNRFTKGESLLRILKEGKDIALVSDAGTPGILDPGYNLVNLAITNSIPMTLIPGPTALINALVLSGKPAHKFVFEGFLPNKPIARRNRLQELSKMDYTIVFYESCHRILDTLSAIRDIWPGKEVVICRELTKKFEEVLRAKPETIISHLKSHSFKGEFVVVV from the coding sequence ATGTTATATGTAGTCGCTACTCCAATAGGGAACCTGGGGGATGTCACTTTAAGGGCAATAGAGGTGCTGAAGTCGGTTGACCTTATTGCCTGCGAGGATACCCGGCATAGCAGGATACTCCTGGATCATTACGGCATTAAAACCCCCACCACTAGTTTTTTTCAACATAACCGGTTTACCAAAGGCGAATCCCTTTTGAGGATCTTAAAAGAAGGCAAAGACATCGCTCTGGTCTCGGATGCGGGTACCCCGGGCATTTTAGACCCCGGATATAACCTGGTCAATTTGGCGATAACCAATTCTATCCCAATGACTTTGATCCCAGGCCCGACCGCTTTGATCAATGCCCTGGTACTTTCAGGCAAGCCTGCGCATAAATTTGTCTTTGAGGGATTCCTGCCGAATAAACCCATTGCCCGCAGAAACAGGCTGCAGGAATTGTCTAAAATGGATTACACCATTGTTTTTTATGAATCCTGCCACAGGATCCTGGATACCTTATCCGCGATCCGGGATATCTGGCCGGGAAAAGAGGTTGTTATTTGCCGTGAATTGACTAAAAAGTTCGAGGAAGTGCTGCGCGCTAAACCCGAAACGATCATTTCCCACCTAAAATCCCATTCTTTTAAAGGCGAATTCGTAGTTGTCGTATAA